A region from the Rosa rugosa chromosome 6, drRosRugo1.1, whole genome shotgun sequence genome encodes:
- the LOC133718766 gene encoding uncharacterized protein LOC133718766: MADDTSETETGLEDCEATKAQLAVMKAKLAEFSTKFEAAFSASVDKLQSSVVCRLAKNKEPRRECILGPHYSFGMPPVIDEVLENSLVDTSCLTGGASWSSWNTNSKQPGSWPKTTPEWKKWVPRMEHFFGRSWKKFGIYDSIKMSEQEIYMDRPLLAAALCFWSSATNTMNLPLGPMSPTLLDMAAIFGFRPNGEEICALADLPSSFHASLKPKVNKDDKKAKQKADVKARKLLNYSTFYAEHAIAEDVSTVERHNPKQHEHAAFLLYWLCKYVFCTKSNKCLFEFAGIAEALSLGKPLALGPFVLAYLYRTLRNVVTNNMTLDVGGPLWMFQVWVQTYFRQLRPSHPFDSTVILGRQIISLGPHAHSVAECFAFFLSRKSMTKEEFAICYSRDYPSCLTLNITKPWERSLDLSVLLPWGSILISRDINYGLKGTLGRPGVEVYLPNFVARQLGFIQSCPAFFLMSRNRFSSWRGGFTDAAHCSAVTLYYQTQFGKFERSGLSAREPDHRATPTFQSWWSTFIKKKLGEDLRITERIALYGFPGLFTNKGNGKKKAPVAKSKSKELSKEEQTSKKRGSKSGKTLPTKKVKKSPDVVESSVTNPADIMVSEDIIFEGDMDNSQNALAENHIMSGAEDAAETSDASTNNTGSADSEGSLDEAQSENFEHEGDGRIDHSLPPPESSMVEIDMDDLGENQLPNIDQQLANSANLAKDAEDVGVLGREALLNHQIPVQVRESRSGSTLELALFNPTESTPSMFGMLTSPPTEGIPRSDQAIVCASSSAEPVEQTTGDPGLELLQFLDTLDNNASPVEEKLETNETKKALESVRQFLGCDTRAVTETSFLAFKEAVEVLISANHLSQVEAYEVHALLSRANFSLSPCLEAQKEFETGEKLISEYKDIRQSTDLGQLHKLKTSLDEGRQKVRDLKKQLVEAEEQVKVTSAAIRTIVPQQDLPRYSLILSSVKSYNKKRGILKRKVDQGMEDLEKGDGRIDHSLPPPESSMVEIDMDDLGENQLPNIDQQLANSANLAKDAEDVGVLGREALLNHQIPVQVRESRSGSTLELALFNPTESTPSMFGMLTSPPTEGIPRSDQAIVCASSSAEPVEQTTGDPGLELLQFLDTLDNNASPVEEKLETNETKKALESVRQFLGCDTRAVTETSFLAFKEAVEVLISANHLSQVEAYEVHALLSRANFSLSPCLEAQKEFETGEKLISEYKDIRQSTDLGQLHKLKTSLDEGRQKVRDLKKQLVEAEEQVKVTSAAIRTIVPQQDLPRYSLILSSVKSYNKKRGILKRKVDQGMEDLEKGDGRIDHSLPPPESSMVEIDMDDLGENQLPNIDQQLANSANLAKDAEDVGVLGREALLNHQIPVQVRESRSGSTLELALFNPTESTPSMFGMLTSPPTEGIPRSDQAIVCASSSAEPVEQTTGDPGLELLQFLDTLDNNASPVEEKLETNETKKALESVRQFLGCDTRAVTETSFLAFKEAVEVLISANHLSQVEAYEVHALLSRANFSLSPCLEAQKEFETGEKLISEYKDIRQSTDLGQLHKLKTSLDEGRQKVRDLKKQLVEAEEQVKVTSAAIRTIVPQQDLPRYSLILSSVKSYNKKRGILKRKVDQGMEDLEKVREILRSPLPSDM, translated from the exons ATGGCCGATGATACATCAGAAACTGAAACGGGGCTAGAGGACTGCGAAGCAACAAAAGCACAGTTGGCTGTAATGAAAGCAAAATTAGCCGAATTCTCAACCAAGTTTGAGGCTGCTTTTAGTGCTTCTGTGGACAAACTCCAAAGCTCTGTGGTATGTCGGTTGGCGAAGAACAAGGAACCGCGAAGAGAGTGCATATTAGGACCACATTACAGCTTCGGTATGCCGCCGGTCATCGACGAGGTTCTAGAAAATTCATTGGTGGACACATCTTGCCTGACCGGCGGAGCTAGCTGGTCTAGTTGGAACACAAATTCCAAACAGCCAGGGAGTTGGCCGAAAACGACACCCGAGTGGAAGAAATGGGTACCACGGATGGAGCATTTTTTCGGCCGCTCATGGAAAAAGTTTGGTATTTATGATAGCATTAAAATGTCCGAGCAGGAAATCTACATGGACCGGCCTCTCCTTGCTGCTGCCTTGTGTTTTTGGTCATCTGCTACTAACACCATGAACCTGCCACTTGGGCCAATGAGTCCAACCTTGCTAGATATGGCTGCAATATTTGGTTTTCGGCCGAATGGAGAGGAGATATGTGCTTTAGCTGACCTTCCTTCCTCTTTTCATGCTAGCCTGAAACCCAAAGTGAACAAGGATGACaagaaagcaaaacaaaaagctGATGTTAAAGCAAGGAAGTTGCTTAATTATAGCACTTTCTATGCCGAACATGCAATTGCCGAGGATGTGTCTACGGTTGAGAGGCATAACCCAAAACAACATGAACACGCCGCTTTCCTCCTCTATTGGCTATGCAAATATGTATTTTGCACCAAGTCGAACAAGTGTTTGTTTGAGTTTGCTGGTATTGCGGAGGCCCTTAGCTTGGGTAAACCTTTAGCCCTTGGTCCGTTTGTCCTTGCCTATCTTTACCGTACTTTGCGTAATGTAGTGACCAACAATATGACGCTGGATGTTGGAGGGCCATTATGGATGTTCCAGGTATGGGTGCAAACTTACTTTCGTCAGCTTCGACCAAGTCATCCTTTTGATTCCACTGTGATTCTCGGCCGCCAAATCATCTCTCTTGGTCCTCATGCACATTCAGTAGCCGAGTGCTTTGCTTTCTTCCTTTCGAGAAAGAGCATGACCAAGGAAGAGTTTGCCATATGCTATAGCCGAGATTATCCTTCTTGTCTTACATTAAACATAACGAAGCCATGGGAGAGGTCTTTGGACTTGTCAGTACTTCTACCTTGGGGGAGCATTCTGATTTCTCGAGACATAAACTATGGTCTCAAGGGTACACTGGGTCGGCCAGGGGTTGAGGTTTATCTTCCAAACTTTGTTGCGCGTCAGCTTGGCTTCATACAAAGTTGTCCAGCCTTCTTTCTAATGTCCCGGAATCGTTTTTCTTCATGGAGAGGTGGGTTTACAGACGCTGCGCATTGTTCGGCCGTCACTCTTTATTATCAGACTCAGTTTGGCAAGTTTGAGAGATCTGGCCTGAGCGCCCGCGAACCTGATCATAGAGCAACTCCGACTTTCCAATCTTGGTGGTCAACatttatcaagaagaaacttggAGAGGACTTGCGGATAACCGAGCGTATTGCCTTGTATGGATTCCCGGGCTTGTTCACCAAcaaag GCAATGGCAAGAAGAAAGCACCGGTTGCTAAGTCGAAATCCAAAGAATTGTCTAAGGAAG AGCAAACTTCAAAGAAACGAGGATCAAAGTCGGGAAAAACTCTGCCTACCAAGAAGGTAAAGAAGTCACCTGACGTGGTGGAGAGTTCGGTCACGAATCCGGCCGACATTATGGTTAGTGAAGACATAATTTTCGAGGGTGATATGGATAATAGCCAAAATGCTCTAGCTGAAAATCACATCATGTCTGGAGCTGAGGATGCGGCCGAAACTAGTGATGCCTCAACCAACAATACGGGTTCGGCCGACAGTGAAGGTTCGCTTGATGAAGCACAGTCAGAAAACTTTGAGCATGAG GGAGATGGCCGTATTGATCACTCTTTGCCTCCTCCTGAGAGTTCCATGGTTGAGATTGACATGGAT GACTTGGGTGAGAACCAGCTTCCTAATATCGACCAACAACTCGCAAACTCAGCCAACCTTGCTAAGGATGCGGAAGACGTCGGTGTACTTGGCCGAGAGGCATTGCTTAACCACCAAATACCTGTCCAG GTACGAGAATCTCGAAGCGGTTCAACCCTGGAGTTGGCTCTTTTCAACCCAACTGAATCAACTCCTTCTATGTTCGGAATGCTTACCTCTCCTCCTACTGAAGGGATACCTCGAAGTGATCAAGCTATCGTTTGCGCCTCATCGTCGGCTGAGCCTGTG gaaCAAACAACAGGTGATCCTGGTTTGGAGTTACTTCAGTTTCTCGATACGCTAGATAACAATGCGAGCCCGGTAGAGGAAAAGCTTGAGACAAATGAAACCAAGAAGGCACTTGAATCGGTCAGACAGTTTTTGGGTTGTGATACGAGAGCAGTAACCGAGACTAGTTTCCTTGCCTTCAAGGAGGCGGTTGAAGTACTTATTTCAGCCAACCACTTATCTCAAGTAGAAGCTTATGAAGTTCATGCCCTTTTGTCCCGTGCAAATTTTAGTCTTTCTCCTTGCTTAGAAGCCCAAAAAGAGTTTGAAACCGGCGAGAAGTTGATAAGTGAGTATAAAGACATTCGCCAGTCTACCGATCTTGGCCAACTTCATAAGTTGAAGACTTCTTTGGACGAGGGAAGGCAAAAAGTGCGTGATTTGAAAAAGCAATTGGTCGAAGCTGAAGAGCAAGTCAAAGTCACTTCGGCTGCCATCCGAACCATTGTTCCTCAACAAGATCTACCTAGGTATAGCTTGATTTTGTCCTCGGTCAAGTCATACAACAAGAAGAGAGGCATCTTGAAGAGAAAGGTCGACCAAGGTATGGAGGACTTGGAAAAG GGAGATGGCCGTATTGATCACTCTTTGCCTCCTCCTGAGAGTTCCATGGTTGAGATTGACATGGAT GACTTGGGTGAGAACCAGCTTCCTAATATCGACCAACAACTCGCAAACTCAGCCAACCTTGCTAAGGATGCGGAAGACGTCGGTGTACTTGGCCGAGAGGCATTGCTTAACCACCAAATACCTGTCCAG GTACGAGAATCTCGAAGCGGTTCAACCCTGGAGTTGGCTCTTTTCAACCCAACTGAATCAACTCCTTCTATGTTCGGAATGCTTACCTCTCCTCCTACTGAAGGGATACCTCGAAGTGATCAAGCTATCGTTTGCGCCTCATCGTCGGCTGAGCCTGTG gaaCAAACAACAGGTGATCCTGGTTTGGAGTTACTTCAGTTTCTCGATACGCTAGATAACAATGCGAGCCCGGTAGAGGAAAAGCTTGAGACAAATGAAACCAAGAAGGCACTTGAATCGGTCAGACAGTTTTTGGGTTGTGATACGAGAGCAGTAACCGAGACTAGTTTCCTTGCCTTCAAGGAGGCGGTTGAAGTACTTATTTCAGCCAACCACTTATCTCAAGTAGAAGCTTATGAAGTTCATGCCCTTTTGTCCCGTGCAAATTTTAGTCTTTCTCCTTGCTTAGAAGCCCAAAAAGAGTTTGAAACCGGCGAGAAGTTGATAAGTGAGTATAAAGACATTCGCCAGTCTACCGATCTTGGCCAACTTCATAAGTTGAAGACTTCTTTGGACGAGGGAAGGCAAAAAGTGCGTGATTTGAAAAAGCAATTGGTCGAAGCTGAAGAGCAAGTCAAAGTCACTTCGGCTGCCATCCGAACCATTGTTCCTCAACAAGATCTACCTAGGTATAGCTTGATTTTGTCCTCGGTCAAGTCATACAACAAGAAGAGAGGCATCTTGAAGAGAAAGGTCGACCAAGGTATGGAGGACTTGGAAAAG GGAGATGGCCGTATTGATCACTCTTTGCCTCCTCCTGAGAGTTCCATGGTTGAGATTGACATGGAT GACTTGGGTGAGAACCAGCTTCCTAATATCGACCAACAACTCGCAAACTCAGCCAACCTTGCTAAGGATGCGGAAGACGTCGGTGTACTTGGCCGAGAGGCATTGCTTAACCACCAAATACCTGTCCAG GTACGAGAATCTCGAAGCGGTTCAACCCTGGAGTTGGCTCTTTTCAACCCAACTGAATCAACTCCTTCTATGTTCGGAATGCTTACCTCTCCTCCTACTGAAGGGATACCTCGAAGTGATCAAGCTATCGTTTGCGCCTCATCGTCGGCTGAGCCTGTG gaaCAAACAACAGGTGATCCTGGTTTGGAGTTACTTCAGTTTCTCGATACGCTAGATAACAATGCGAGCCCGGTAGAGGAAAAGCTTGAGACAAATGAAACCAAGAAGGCACTTGAATCGGTCAGACAGTTTTTGGGTTGTGATACGAGAGCAGTAACCGAGACTAGTTTCCTTGCCTTCAAGGAGGCGGTTGAAGTACTTATTTCAGCCAACCACTTATCTCAAGTAGAAGCTTATGAAGTTCATGCCCTTTTGTCCCGTGCAAATTTTAGTCTTTCTCCTTGCTTAGAAGCCCAAAAAGAGTTTGAAACCGGCGAGAAGTTGATAAGTGAGTATAAAGACATTCGCCAGTCTACCGATCTTGGCCAACTTCATAAGTTGAAGACTTCTTTGGACGAGGGAAGGCAAAAAGTGCGTGATTTGAAAAAGCAATTGGTCGAAGCTGAAGAGCAAGTCAAAGTCACTTCGGCTGCCATCCGAACCATTGTTCCTCAACAAGATCTACCTAGGTATAGCTTGATTTTGTCCTCGGTCAAGTCATACAACAAGAAGAGAGGCATCTTGAAGAGAAAGGTCGACCAAGGTATGGAGGACTTGGAAAAGGTTAGGGAAATTCTTCGGTCTCCTCTACCCTCTGACATGTAG
- the LOC133717662 gene encoding uncharacterized protein LOC133717662 has translation MDDLGENQLPNIDQQLANSANLAKDAEDVGVLGREALLNHQIPVQVRESRSGSTLELALFNPTESTPSMFGMLTSPPTEGIPRSDQAIVCASSSAEPVEQTTGDPGLELLQFLDTLDNNASPVEEKLETNETKKALESVRQFLGCDTRAVTETSFLAFKEAVEVLISANHLSQVEAYEVHALLSRANFSLSPCLEAQKEFETGEKLISEYKDIRQSTDLGQLHKLKTSLDEGRQKVRDLKKQLVEAEEQVKVTSAAIRTIVPQQDLPRYSLILSSVKSYNKKRGILKRKVDQGMEDLEKGDGRIDHSLPPPESSMVEIDMDDLGENQLPNIDQQLANSANLAKDAEDVGVLGREALLNHQIPVQVRESRSGSTLELALFNPTESTPSMFGMLTSPPTEGIPRSDQAIVCASSSAEPVEQTTGDPGLELLQFLDTLDNNASPVEEKLETNETKKALESVRQFLGCDTRAVTETSFLAFKEAVEVLISANHLSQVEAYEVHALLSRANFSLSPCLEAQKEFETGEKLISEYKDIRQSTDLGQLHKLKTSLDEGRQKVRDLKKQLVEAEEQVKVTSAAIRTIVPQQDLPRYSLILSSVKSYNKKRGILKRKVDQGMEDLEKVREILRSLLPSDM, from the exons ATGGAT GACTTGGGTGAGAACCAGCTTCCTAATATCGACCAACAACTCGCAAACTCAGCCAACCTTGCTAAGGATGCGGAAGACGTCGGTGTACTTGGCCGAGAGGCATTGCTTAACCACCAAATACCTGTCCAG GTACGAGAATCTCGAAGCGGTTCAACCCTGGAGTTGGCTCTTTTCAACCCAACTGAATCAACTCCTTCTATGTTCGGAATGCTTACCTCTCCTCCTACTGAAGGGATACCTCGAAGTGATCAAGCTATCGTTTGCGCCTCATCGTCGGCTGAGCCTGTG gaaCAAACAACAGGTGATCCTGGTTTGGAGTTACTTCAGTTTCTCGATACGCTAGATAACAATGCGAGCCCGGTAGAGGAAAAGCTTGAGACAAATGAAACCAAGAAGGCACTTGAATCGGTCAGACAGTTTTTGGGTTGTGATACGAGAGCAGTAACCGAGACTAGTTTCCTTGCCTTCAAGGAGGCGGTTGAAGTACTTATTTCAGCCAACCACTTATCTCAAGTAGAAGCTTATGAAGTTCATGCCCTTTTGTCCCGTGCAAATTTTAGTCTTTCTCCTTGCTTAGAAGCCCAAAAAGAGTTTGAAACCGGCGAGAAGTTGATAAGTGAGTATAAAGACATTCGCCAGTCTACCGATCTTGGCCAACTTCATAAGTTGAAGACTTCTTTGGACGAGGGAAGGCAAAAAGTGCGTGATTTGAAAAAGCAATTGGTCGAAGCTGAAGAGCAAGTCAAAGTCACTTCGGCTGCCATCCGAACCATTGTTCCTCAACAAGATCTACCTAGGTATAGCTTGATTTTGTCCTCGGTCAAGTCATACAACAAGAAGAGAGGCATCTTGAAGAGAAAGGTCGACCAAGGTATGGAGGACTTGGAAAAG GGAGATGGCCGTATTGATCACTCTTTGCCTCCTCCTGAGAGTTCCATGGTTGAGATTGACATGGAT GACTTGGGTGAGAACCAGCTTCCTAATATCGACCAACAACTCGCAAACTCAGCCAACCTTGCTAAGGATGCGGAAGACGTCGGTGTACTTGGCCGAGAGGCATTGCTTAACCACCAAATACCTGTCCAG GTACGAGAATCTCGAAGCGGTTCAACCCTGGAGTTGGCTCTTTTCAACCCAACTGAATCAACTCCTTCTATGTTCGGAATGCTTACCTCTCCTCCTACTGAAGGGATACCTCGAAGTGATCAAGCTATCGTTTGCGCCTCATCGTCGGCTGAGCCTGTG gaaCAAACAACAGGTGATCCTGGTTTGGAGTTACTTCAGTTTCTCGATACGCTAGATAACAATGCGAGCCCGGTAGAGGAAAAGCTTGAGACAAATGAAACCAAGAAGGCACTTGAATCGGTCAGACAGTTTTTGGGTTGTGATACGAGAGCAGTAACCGAGACTAGTTTCCTTGCCTTCAAGGAGGCGGTTGAAGTACTTATTTCAGCCAACCACTTATCTCAAGTAGAAGCTTATGAAGTTCATGCCCTTTTGTCCCGTGCAAATTTTAGTCTTTCTCCTTGCTTAGAAGCCCAAAAAGAGTTTGAAACCGGCGAGAAGTTGATAAGTGAGTATAAAGACATTCGCCAGTCTACCGATCTTGGCCAACTTCATAAGTTGAAGACTTCTTTGGACGAGGGAAGGCAAAAAGTGCGTGATTTGAAAAAGCAATTGGTCGAAGCTGAAGAGCAAGTCAAAGTCACTTCGGCTGCCATCCGAACCATTGTTCCTCAACAAGATCTACCTAGGTATAGCTTGATTTTGTCCTCGGTCAAGTCATACAACAAGAAGAGAGGCATCTTGAAGAGAAAGGTCGACCAAGGTATGGAGGACTTGGAAAAGGTTAGGGAAATTCTTCGGTCTCTTCTACCCTCTGACATGTAG